In Uranotaenia lowii strain MFRU-FL chromosome 2, ASM2978415v1, whole genome shotgun sequence, one genomic interval encodes:
- the LOC129743047 gene encoding uncharacterized protein LOC129743047: MVTARPIMWTDSKTALAWINGDPRNFKPFVSNRIVEILEHTTVEDWRWVPTKLNPADEATKWGAGPYFNSNSQWFSGPSFLLQSEDNWPKLEGKLNEPNDEKRATILSHTSVKPIVDFSVFSSWVKLQRTIAYVLRYLVNFKTKALTLSGQLQQSELLAAEEEIFKIVQKETYPEELTMLENDNHASVNKKSDIYQLTPMVDEKGLLRHRGRIGAVKEVAYGTKFSIILPKNHRVTVLLVDRYHRMFRHGNSETVVNEIRQLFEIPNLRAVVKQVSKNCQLCKLRKTRPIIPFMAKLPYARLAHHERAFTYTGVDYFGPLSVKVGRSTVKRWVALFTCLTTRAIHLEIAYSLTTASCISCVRRFVGRRGPPAEFFSDNGTNFVGAERVLRVQVERALSETFTSSATKWTFMPPGVPHMGGAWERLVQSVKAAMNDAYAEGKLDDEGLQTLIVEAERIVNARPLTYLPLASEQAEALTPNHFLLLSSNGEKITSQKKNFHGPVDFEIRRHCLGQSWELIQKQLDIFWKRWLSEYLPVIRRQPKWFEDSRSLKTGDLVLVVNGAMRNEWERGRIVRLLLNPDGGVRRAIVRIGKNEVLRPVTRLALLDVDVNRAVSEVAEIHQGETVAAKNGNLVTQSTD; encoded by the coding sequence ATGGTCACCGCACGTCCGATTATGTGGACAGACTCGAAAACGGCACTGGCATGGATAAACGGCGATCCTCGCAACTTCAAGCCCTTTGTCTCCAACCGCATAGTGGAAATTTTGGAACACACAACCGTGGAAGACTGGCGCTGGGTTCCAACAAAACTAAATCCCGCCGACGAAGCGACGAAGTGGGGAGCAGGTCCGTATTTCAATTCGAACAGTCAGTGGTTCTCAGGCCCCAGCTTTCTCTTACAATCCGAAGATAATTGGCCAAAACTAGAGGGAAAGCTAAACGAACCGAACGACGAAAAGCGTGCAACAATTCTGTCCCATACCTCCGTAAAACCTATCGTGGACTTTTCAGTTTTCTCGTCTTGGGTTAAACTCCAACGTACAATAGCCTATGTTCTAAGATACTTggtaaactttaaaacaaaagctCTAACGTTGTCGGGACAGCTTCAACAATCTGAGCTTCTCGCAGCCGAAGaagagatatttaaaattgttcagaaAGAAACATATCCCGAAGAGCTGACAATGCTAGAAAATGACAACCACGCCAGCGTAAATAAGAAAAGCGACATATATCAACTCACTCCGATGGTAGATGAGAAAGGCCTTCTCAGACATAGAGGAAGAATCGGAGCAGTTAAGGAAGTGGCTTACGGAACCAAATTTTCTATTATTCTGCCCAAAAACCATCGAGTAACCGTCCTTCTAGTCGATAGGTACCATCGAATGTTCCGCCATGGAAACTCAGAAACCGTTGTGAATGAAATCCGTCAGCTATTCGAAATTCCAAATCTACGTGCGGTAGTAAAACAAGTAAGCAAGAACTGCCAGCTAtgtaaattacgaaaaacaCGCCCTATCATACCCTTTATGGCCAAACTTCCATACGCTCGCCTGGCGCATCACGAACGAGCTTTCACCTATACCGGAGTTGACTATTTCGGTCCACTGTCGGTGAAGGTTGGTAGGTCCACGGTGAAACGATGGGTGGCACTTTTCACGTGCTTAACTACACGTGCAATACACCTAGAGATAGCATATTCTTTGACAACAGCATCTTGTATCTCCTGCGTTCGACGTTTTGTGGGCCGACGAGGACCACCAGCGGAGTTCTTTAGCGATAATGGTACCAACTTCGTAGGCGCCGAACGAGTATTGCGGGTCCAAGTAGAACGAGCGCTGTCAGAAACCTTTACGTCCAGTGCAACGAAGTGGACATTCATGCCTCCAGGAGTCCCCCATATGGGAGGGGCATGGGAGCGGTTAGTGCAATCAGTTAAAGCAGCTATGAATGATGCTTACGCCGAGGGAAAGTTGGACGACGAAGGGTTGCAAACATTAATAGTGGAGGCAGAAAGAATAGTAAATGCTAGACCTTTAACATATCTTCCGTTGGCATCAGAACAGGCTGAGGCTCTGACCCCCAATCATTTCTTGCTCCTCAGCTCCAATGGAGAAAAGATTACATCTCAGAAGAAAAATTTCCATGGACCTGTCGACTTCGAAATTCGCCGTCATTGCTTGGGTCAATCGTGGGAACTGATACAAAAACAGTTAGACATTTTTTGGAAACGATGGCTTTCGGAGTACCTTCCGGTGATTCGTCGTCAACCAAAGTGGTTCGAAGATTCTCGTTCTTTGAAAACAGGAGATCTTGTTCTCGTAGTCAACGGAGCAATGAGGAATGAGTGGGAACGTGGACGTATTGTCCGCCTACTGCTGAATCCAGATGGCGGAGTGAGACGTGCAATAGTGCGCATAGGCAAAAATGAGGTTTTACGTCCGGTAACCAGATTGGCTCTATTAGACGTGGATGTTAACCGTGCAGTCTCGGAAGTGGCCGAGATACACCAGGGGGAGACTGTCGCCGCTAAAAATGGTAATCTGGTCACCCAGTCAACCGATTGA